Proteins encoded together in one Coffea arabica cultivar ET-39 chromosome 2c, Coffea Arabica ET-39 HiFi, whole genome shotgun sequence window:
- the LOC140035095 gene encoding glycine-rich RNA-binding protein GRP1A-like, with translation MAASDVEYRCFVGGLAWATTDQSLEQAFAQYGEVIESKIINDRETGRSRGFGFVTFRDEQSMRDAIEAMNGQNLDGRNITVNEAQSRGSGGGGGGFRGPRREGGGGGYGGGRREGGYGGGGGYGGGRREGGYGGGDRGYGGGGGSRYSRGGGASDGNWRS, from the exons ATGGCCGCCTCAGATGTTGAATACCGATGCTTCGTCGGTGGGTTGGCTTGGGCCACCACCGACCAATCTCTCGAACAAGCTTTCGCTCAGTACGGCGAAGTCATCGAATCGAAG ATCATTAACGATCGCGAGACTGGGAGATCCAGGGGATTCGGGTTCGTGACCTTCAGGGATGAGCAATCCATGCGGGATGCGATTGAGGCGATGAACGGCCAGAATCTCGACGGGCGTAACATCACGGTCAACGAGGCTCAGTCACGCGGCAGCGGCGGGGGCGGAGGCGGATTCCGCGGCCCACGCCGTGAGGGTGGAGGTGGTGGCTACGGAGGTGGCCGTCGCGAGGGAGGATACGGCGGTGGAGGTGGCTACGGTGGTGGCCGTCGCGAAGGTGGTTATGGAGGTGGTGACCGTGGCTACGGCGGCGGTGGCGGGTCTCGTTACTCCAGAGGCGGTGGTGCTTCAGACGGAAACTGGAGGAGTTAA